The segment CTGGGAATGTACTGCGCAACAACGGATGAAGAATCAATTGCTGACGGTGTAAAAACCGTAAAAAGTATTCTAACCGAGAATTTTGTGCGCCCGGATGAAGCACAAAAAATTATATCCAAGCTGAGGGAAAGAGGGAGCTATACTGTCATCGATAAAGTAGCGGTAAAGCTTAATTTCAAGCAGGATATTTATGAGGCTGAGTTCTCCAATTTGGGGATAAAGAATGTGCCGATTTCGGAAAAATACGCCTCGGACTTTGAACGATTGCTCTGTGGAGGCATATGGTGCATTGTTCAATTGGAATATTTCTATGATGAGGCTGATAAAAATAGATGCCCTTTTATTATAAGAAAGCTCACCCCTGTTCAAATGCCCAATCTCGACTTAAGTGAAGTCTTAAAGGGTCGAGAGCAGTTTACAAAAGATGAGTGGATTGATGTAATCCTTCGCTCTGTGGGGATGGAGCCATCAAAGTTTTCAAAGAGAGTGAAATTGCTACTCCTTGCTAGAATGATCCCTCTTGTAGAAAATAACTTCAATTTATGTGAGCTTGGCCCTCGAGGTACTGGAAAGTCACATGTTTATAAAGAAATTTCCCCAAACAGCATTTTGGTTTCAGGCGGGCAGACAACGGTAGCGAATTTATTTTATAACATGTCCAACAAGACAGTGGGACTTGTTGGCATGTGGGATTGTGTAGCTTTTGATGAAGTTGCAGGTATTACCTTCAAGGATAAAGACGGCATTCAAATCATGAAGGACTATATGGCTTCAGGTTCTTTTTCAAGAGGGAAAGAAGAAAAAAATGCGTCTGCATCTATGGTGTTTGTCGGAAATATAAACCAAAATGTGGATGTTCTTTTGAAAACATCACATTTGTTTGATCCGTTCCCTGAAGCAATGGCCTATGACAGCGCATTTTTTGATAGAATGCATTGTTATATACCAGGCTGGGAAGTGCCAAAATATAGGCCTGAATTTTTTACGAATGATTATGGGTTTATAACCGACTACCTATCGGAATTCTTACGTGAACTGAGGAAGTCGTCTTATGCTGATGCTTTTGATAGGTTCTTTAAGCTTGGTAACAATTTAAACCAGCGTGATGTCATCGCAGTAAGAAAAATGGTTTCCGGCCTCATTAAATTGATTTATCCAAATGGCAAATATGAAAAGGCTGAGGTTGAAGAAATCCTTAGGTTTTCACTAGAAAGCCGAAGGCGAGTTAAAGAGCAGCTTAAAAAAATTGGTGGAATGGAATTCTACGACGTTAACTTCTCATACATAGATAATGAGAGCTTTGGGGAAGAGTTCGTGCCAGTTCCTGAGCAAGGAGGTGGGAAACTGATCCCTGAAGGACTACACAAGCCTGGTCAAGTCTATACAGTAAGTCGAGGCAAGTCGGGTATGATAGGCGTATTCAAGTTGGAAATAGAAATGGTAACAGGCTCAGGGAAATTTGAGCGTACCGGGATTGGTTCTGATAGAGAAGCGAAAGAGTCTATTGATACTGCTTATAGATATCTGAAAGCGAACAGTAAAAATATAAGCGGTACAATCAGTACAGCAACAAAAGATTATTTAATGCATTTTCAGGATCTGAACGGCATTGGTATTACAAATCAATTGGCCTTGTCTGCCTTAGTGGCTTTATGTTCGGCTGCTTTGCACAAACCAGTCATAAGCAGCCTGGCGATTATTGGAAGTATAAGCATTGGTGGTTCGATTATCAAAGTTGAAGAACTGGCTAATGTATTGCAAGTTTGTCTAGATAGCGGAGCAAAAAAAGTACTACTGCCAATTACATCTACTGTGGACATGATTACTGTGCCACCTGAGCTG is part of the Metallumcola ferriviriculae genome and harbors:
- the brxL gene encoding protease Lon-related BREX system protein BrxL; amino-acid sequence: MDEREINDKEIEIEEFQDDFDEIEFSDETSVESILSDNYLNDKLNEVFAGKIVRKDLTKKIKEGANVPVYVLEYLLGMYCATTDEESIADGVKTVKSILTENFVRPDEAQKIISKLRERGSYTVIDKVAVKLNFKQDIYEAEFSNLGIKNVPISEKYASDFERLLCGGIWCIVQLEYFYDEADKNRCPFIIRKLTPVQMPNLDLSEVLKGREQFTKDEWIDVILRSVGMEPSKFSKRVKLLLLARMIPLVENNFNLCELGPRGTGKSHVYKEISPNSILVSGGQTTVANLFYNMSNKTVGLVGMWDCVAFDEVAGITFKDKDGIQIMKDYMASGSFSRGKEEKNASASMVFVGNINQNVDVLLKTSHLFDPFPEAMAYDSAFFDRMHCYIPGWEVPKYRPEFFTNDYGFITDYLSEFLRELRKSSYADAFDRFFKLGNNLNQRDVIAVRKMVSGLIKLIYPNGKYEKAEVEEILRFSLESRRRVKEQLKKIGGMEFYDVNFSYIDNESFGEEFVPVPEQGGGKLIPEGLHKPGQVYTVSRGKSGMIGVFKLEIEMVTGSGKFERTGIGSDREAKESIDTAYRYLKANSKNISGTISTATKDYLMHFQDLNGIGITNQLALSALVALCSAALHKPVISSLAIIGSISIGGSIIKVEELANVLQVCLDSGAKKVLLPITSTVDMITVPPELMGKFSLIFYQSPEDAVFKALGVE